Proteins encoded by one window of Spirochaetota bacterium:
- the istB gene encoding IS21-like element helper ATPase IstB: MNELAQLKPKLTRLKMSGVLDNLELRIRQAEDDRSGYSEFLLSLFQDEIERRDFKVLVTRLKKSGLDPKMTFESFDFKFNARIHEPLIRELATCAFVERGENIFLVGPSGVGKSHLACALGHEACRRGIDVLFRRTYALLKWLGSGRADGTFERKLKSLADVPLLILDDFGLNDLDPIQQNDLYEIICTRYESAATVITSNRDFSEWQSIFENPLIGSAAMDRLVHRAFKIVIEGKSYRLDAFVSRNRQQGLTNEIG, from the coding sequence ATGAATGAACTGGCACAACTCAAACCGAAGCTCACACGACTCAAGATGTCCGGCGTCCTCGACAACCTGGAGCTGCGTATCCGACAGGCCGAGGATGATCGAAGCGGATACTCGGAATTTCTGCTCTCGCTCTTCCAGGACGAGATCGAGCGGCGGGACTTCAAGGTCCTCGTCACCCGTCTCAAAAAAAGCGGCCTGGACCCGAAGATGACGTTCGAATCCTTCGACTTTAAATTCAACGCACGCATCCACGAACCGCTCATCCGCGAGCTTGCCACCTGTGCCTTCGTCGAGCGTGGGGAAAACATCTTCCTGGTCGGACCGTCCGGCGTGGGCAAATCGCATCTTGCCTGTGCCCTGGGGCACGAGGCGTGCCGGCGCGGCATCGATGTGCTTTTCCGGCGTACCTACGCCCTTCTCAAATGGCTTGGCTCAGGAAGGGCCGACGGTACCTTCGAACGGAAATTGAAATCGCTCGCCGACGTCCCGCTGCTCATACTCGACGATTTCGGGTTGAACGATCTCGATCCCATCCAGCAAAACGACCTCTATGAAATCATCTGTACCAGGTATGAATCGGCGGCAACCGTCATCACTTCGAACCGGGATTTCTCCGAGTGGCAGTCCATCTTCGAGAACCCGCTTATCGGCAGCGCCGCAATGGACCGCCTGGTGCACCGTGCGTTTAAAATCGTCATCGAAGGGAAAAGCTATCGCCTCGACGCTTTCGTCTCCAGAAACAGGCAGCAGGGATTGACAAATGAAATCGGTTAA
- a CDS encoding zf-TFIIB domain-containing protein produces the protein MKCPSCNVNLVMTDRSGIEIDYCPDCRGVWLDRGELDKVIERSSQNVKDVQHDNYSDKKRYPSDKDSHYKKKKGLLGELFDF, from the coding sequence ATGAAATGTCCAAGTTGCAATGTAAACCTGGTAATGACAGACCGAAGTGGTATCGAAATTGACTACTGTCCGGATTGTCGTGGAGTTTGGCTTGACCGCGGAGAACTTGATAAAGTCATTGAACGTTCTTCGCAAAATGTCAAGGATGTGCAACACGATAACTATTCCGATAAAAAACGATATCCATCGGACAAGGATTCTCATTATAAAAAGAAAAAAGGATTACTGGGGGAATTGTTTGATTTTTAA